A stretch of the Vigna radiata var. radiata cultivar VC1973A chromosome 7, Vradiata_ver6, whole genome shotgun sequence genome encodes the following:
- the LOC106767280 gene encoding uncharacterized protein At5g65660: MVVGDHANANGWPPIQAPLNVHRDEHWTNFDSSVNAVSFGFVATAILISMFLVMAIFERFLRPTSPPLSPAARPAPRDVEAQIGFPAKLAHPSPKMSVYASGVSVLMPGDEIPTFIAHPAPCCPERISWPSHQHNTLPCSSSNTLPTSIN, encoded by the exons ATGGTGGTGGGGGACCACGCCAATGCCAACGGGTGGCCACCAATTCAGGCTCCACTCAACGTCCACAGAGACGAGCATTGGACCAACTTTGACAGCTCCGTCAACGCCGTCTCCTTCGGCTTCGTCGCCACCGCCATTCTCATCTCCATGTTCCTAGTCATGGCCATTTTCGAGAGGTTTCTCCGCCCCACCTCACCGCCCCTCTCTCCCGCTGCCCGCCCTGCCCCCCGCGACGTCGAAGCCCAGATCGGCTTCCCCGCCAAGCTCGCTCACCCTTCACCAAAA ATGAGTGTATATGCAAGTGGGGTTTCAGTCCTTATGCCTGGAGATGAAATTCCTACATTTATTGCCCATCCTGCTCCATGTTGTCCAGAACGGATTTCTTGGCCTTCTCATCAGCATAACACATTACCATGTTCCTCTTCCAACACCCTCCCTACTTCCATCAATTAA